The nucleotide window TGTGTTCTTCTCTCCCGCAATAGTCACAGTGACCCCCTTATCTGGCTGGGGCATACAGTCTAGACTTTTTCTTTGTCTGCTGTATCTGCACTGCATCCACacattccatcttgaccactggggCTTTTCCATTGTTTGTGACATGGCTAGGTCCATCTCGGCTGCTCTGGCTGATGACAGATCATGAGATTGTGCCATTATTAATATTTCATCTAGGTTGATGTTGGCTTGCCTCAATATGAGGCCTCTGAGCGTCTTGTTCCTACATCCTTGTATAATTTGTGCTTGTATCTCCTTCTGTTGATCATCTTCCATGCACGTGCTTGCAAGCTCTCTGTCGGGCATAGAATTGGTCAATGGACTCTCCCTCTCTCTGGTGTGCTTGACGAAGTTTAAAACGGTCAAAGTCTGGATTTAGTTGCGGAACAAAATGCCCATTTAGTGCTCTCACCACAGCATCATAGTCATCATAGTTGCCTGTGTTTGGGAGGTGTCTAAAGAGTTTTTAAACTTCATCCCCTGCAAAATGGAGGAGTAGGGATCTCTTGACTGCTCCGTCCCGTTCGTGGGTAGCTACGAAATAGTCCTATAGTTGTCTGACCCATACTTTCCATCTGAGCGATGCCGTGGCTGGATCTGCTAGCTCGCTGAACGGCAGGAGCCCACTCACCAtggtgtgttgtggtggtgggtgagaggCCGGCACCAGGTTGTCTGCCATGGTCACTGCGCAACCTGTGCTTGATTTAGGTATTTctggacacacacactcactgcagACCACATCCAAGTCCTTCACTTATGATTCGCCTTGCAGATCCCCGATCATGTGTTTCACCACTGGCAGGAGAGCATTCATGTGGAATACAAAAGCCAGTCGCATGCTCCATCTGTTTTGCCAattgccactttcagaaaatgTGGTGCGTTTCCCATGAGCAGAGGCTGTGGCCTCTGATATTGGGTCCGGAACTGGGCCTGATAGGGGAGTCACACTTACTTCCCCAGAAGCAGCCAATCAGTCTTCCCCCCACATGCCAGTTCTGGGTCCTCACTGCTGTAGGTGTGCAGATGTGCCACTTGGTTCGACAGACCGGTGGGCAGCATGCGTGAAAACAGCTGGCAAACGGCAGGCACCACAACCTCTGGGTGATCAGCAGCCCAGCTCTCACACACTTCGGGGGAGGGGCAGGTCCTCCAATCGGCTCTCGGCAGCAACTCGGAGCAGGCCGGGACTAGGAACAGCAGGTCTTTCCACCACGTGGGTTAATCTACGATCGGCCTGATGAGGCCTGCAGGCATCAcatgtgatagcgcgtccagtccttataaattacttatacttggacatgccggaggtcggtgaaccttttgaccgggttgagttctcctcatccaaagaattttcggatccctcaaatcaataatcaataatcatttactcgattagtaatcaatcaacaaattagttaaacagaaaatcagtaattagacacaccatgacatttcagtcatgaataaccacacctgtttattaaaagttaatgagtttatttccctatattaacaaagctaacacaatataagtaagtctcaaaatcaaatgatacacatatacgaacattactggctgtccataacgacggaagaaacgcaatctacgcaaaacttggattataatgcactcggctatagcaatgcaaatcactaataaaagtaactgaaattgactaatttcatacatcggtcagcataacaagatttcaattcagcatggtgcatcaaatgaatacctcaactaacctctgattagcattggcatgtggggcttcatgcaaaaatgaatttaatcaacataaattttgaaaccttctagcttaggctctgtcaaaaataagcagttggtacctaagaaggaaaatacaacaaaaaatacatttatccttttataattaccaaatacaatcagcattcaaggaaagtctttatccttcaggtactggttcgatcagcatggggcaaacttcaagggggcaaagtttaaggcaagttttccttgcagcagcaaggaaaatgggggaacaaaagttattgaatgggcaaggcaaagtaaagttaaagtctctagggtgagaattctttaaagtttctctctctgggatagagaaaaagcatcaaagtgtcatcaaaatggattctcgaatgtggcttcaaaatggcatcaaagaaaaatggctAGTTTCTCTCcgtccgatgggattaagtaagaaaagttccaaattcttcagactcttccattggagggtccatgaggtgatttctctttgaccaatgaatagtgtcttttctcttaatactcatctacgcataaggtgtccttggagttttggaacacaagtagcaacaaagttgccaattaattctgcatcagtgtctttattgtctgcacctgcagaaactgaccttgcttcaaaggggatgaaagttgcctaacacgcaaccttgagataagtgtattagtcattcttctggaagaatacagcttttaaaggtttaaagcatgtctttgttaatacaagtgaaaacttacgcagttaaaattgagaccaggcaactaggccaaagcctctgctaaatttaagctaagcatataacagtttaacaagaaaatcatagaatatagctgcaattatgacattttaatacatttgtcggttttcatgattaattaagcttgtttatactaatggtgacctactccgtgggcacattttctacatacattatttttctttgctaaaatcacattgtcttatacgattttgttacatgatatatgaatgtttgttagtctttctttttctgcttcatcacatgcGTCTGCCGAGCTGCTTCGAGAAGACACGATCCCGGAGCTCTCGGACTTAACTGAAGCAAAGCTGATGCATGCCGCGTCTGGCAATATTGGCAGGTGAGCGTGTAAGCGACACCCTCTCATCGCCAGTATAGTAGGGGGGGGTCGCTAATAACTTGCATGCATACTAGCGCTATGCGCATgtaaagacaggttggcacagtgTGGGTACAGGGAGGAAGGCCCTGTCATCACCTTCCACCTTTATTTATAACACCCCAGCACCTAGGAAACAGTCCTGGCCTTCTGGGTCAAACAAATAGCCATGCTGCCTGCTGGCAACTAGACCTGCACACATCATTACAcctgtggcgtaacgaaacttgaggggagtCTGCAACGTACATGGGGGGGCAGCCTAGTTAGGAGCATTCAGGCCAGGGACCCGCCACCAGTTCacagtgctgaaggggccccctggagctcgggggctcCAGGGGTTATTGTTACGACAGTGCACTGAACCTGCTTATTCCCCATATCAGGAGAAATATTCATGTGACTATTTTTCACACTTCCCTACTTTGAACACCTGTGCAATTAGAGTTAACGCTATCCTATTTGTAAAGTGAGATAGATTTCCAACATCACATTCTACAGGTACAAATGTGAATTACCACCTGGTGAACATTGATAGTAAGGCTGCGAGTGCGACCCGTGAACCTGCGCAGTCGATGAAACAACGCCGCTGACTACGTACGGCCACTGTGCAACTTTGATATTTGATGTGTCATGAGCTTTCCAGCTGTCATGACTGCGTCCATAACAAGGCAGCTGTCACGGTTGCCGTGACAACGGCGTCGATGAGCTCTCTCGCCTCAGCATCCTCCTGGAAAGGCATGGATGTCCCTTTAAGAGCAGCCCGCGCCCTCCTCCCCTCAGCCTCCCCATCCTTTGCCTGCTGTTTATTGCCGAGGCAGCTGCTTCATTCGCCTGAGGATGGAGACGGCAGCGTTTACTTACTGATCGTGGATACAATATTAGTTGGCAAGCCTGTGAGATGCTCTGCGCGCAGCCCAGCCAGTAACAGCGCCGCTGTATTTGAGACGCAAGCTGCAGAGGCCTGCACCACCCGGAAGACCACGATGCAGTGCAGGCACTGGGAGCTGCGAAGATGCCATTCAGTGATTGATTCCCAGGCAAAGACCAGCAACGGAGCCCTGGGAGAGATTTGATGGGCGACGCGTCCGCTCTCTAAAACCCCTGCGTTTCTTCTTTGAACTGGCTGCAACCTCATCCCTTCAAGACGGACGGGGCGGTGGAGCACAGAGGTAAACACCGGGGCAACATGAAGGACAAAGACTTCATGCCCAACATGGAGCGAGGCAAGCCCGCCACCTACACGGGGGACAAGAAGGCGAAGATGGCTGCCAAGACCAACAAGAAGTGGGTGAGACTGGCCACCGTGTTCGCCTACGTCCTCTCCGTGTCTCTGGCTGCCATCATCCTGGCCATCTACTACAGCCTCATCTGGAAGCCCGTGCGCTCCAGCGGCGACCAAGTCAACCCGGGCCAGGAGGTAACCGTCgagatggacaacaccaccgccacggCCGGCCTGCCTGACCTCAGCCCCAccaacagcaccccggctggccggGCTGCAGGGATGGCCTTGGGGGCTTCAGATCCGGAGTCACAGAAAAGGTCACTGCGGCCCAGAGGAGGTGCAGCTGTTCAGGGTGAAGAGGTGTTCGCGAGCCAAAGGAGGGTGGACCCAAGTCTGCCACAGACTCCACAGCCACCGGCTTTTACGGGGGATAAACACGTGGATGCAGGTCTGCAGCAAGAGCTTCAGACATCGCCCTTAATGACTGATCATCCCATCAGCAGAGTTCAAGAGGCCACCGTGACTACATCACACTATAACCCGGGCGATGTAGCAGTACTTAGGGGGTCTCTTGGAACAGGGGACTATGTGAAGGAGGCCACCACGAGCTCGAGGGCTGCAGACACCAGTGGCGTGGAGTCTGTCCAAACAAGGGGCTATGTGAAAGAACAAGAGTCTAGCACCCCCTTGAGGCCCACAGGCACGGGGTATGTCCAAACAAGGGGCACTGCCAAAGAGGATCCCACGCACTGGGGGCCCACCGACTCTTCCGTGAAGGGATCTGCACAATCTCGGGACAGTTTTAACGTTCAAGAGTCTACCACGCGCTGGAGGCCCGCAGACACCTCTGTACAAACAGAGATTTTTATAGAAGAGGGTACCACGCATCCGAGGCCTACAGACACCCCTGACTTCAGTGCAcaggctgaaactgtatctgccAGCCGTGCTTCTAGGCTTCCTACAGGGATCTCAACAACAAAGACCTTTCAGAGTAGCACGGAAGCTCCCGGGGGTGACCCGGATGTCAGGTATCCTTCTGGAGCAACAGAAACAAGGACCTCCTTTTCTTCAGAGACGTCGGAAGGGGATTTTGATGTGAGGGGAAGTACATTCTCGATAGGGGAACAGACTCCACACCTGGACGAGAGGCCCAGAACGGTCCCCTCCGCAGACAGTGACAAGGGGCCATCAGAGTACCCACCCACAGCCCAGGGGAGTCTATAAGGCCCCCACCAGGGAGTTCTGAAACATTCTGATGTCAGTGTCCGTCTGCCCTTGGCTGGATCTTACGAAAATAAATTGTACATGGATTCTAGTTTTATATGACAGATATGCACCTCTAGAGATTTTCATATTGTACATTTTAATTTCTGCTTGAAAAGTTTACATAATTTTTTGACTCAAAGCTAAACAATCAAGGAAAATGCTATAGAAAATTGATGCTAAGGAAGAGAGCCTTGttattatttgtttatgtttgttttttatgcTACTGCGCGGCTTGAAATCTACAGCAGACTTTGAATTGGGGCTTTGAAAAACTCTTGACTTTTTTCTCATAGCAGAGATATTTTTTAATTTCGACAGCGTTTCGAATAGCTTTCCTGGTGGGTATTCGGGCACTGTCGTTGGTATTAGCTACAGTTTTATTAATTTACATTTATGAGGTTATCTTCGCCACACGGAGTGGAACTCGCTCAGGTATGTTATAATAGTTCTGATGTATAAAATATAACGACTTTATAGAAATATCAGTTTCATGAGTGTTCCATGCATTCAATTCTCCTGGCATTTGCTGTTAAACGCCGTCACCAAGATAGGTTTGATTATGTGTCATTAAGGTTCAAAAACGTAAAAGCATCACTCGTCATCACTATGACATAAcatccaaaaccctcaatcaggtgCTGGGAAACTTTAATTCAGAAATATTTTTAAACAACTGTCTCAGCCAATTTGCCGCACTCAGAAATGATAAAGTGTAGTTTTTTAATGCAGGCGGTAGAAGAAAGTGGCAGGGGTGGTATACTGGTTGTCTCTAGTCTTGCACCAAGTTACTAGTGAATAAATCATAGAATTCACACGTGTGTCCCAGGGAGATTATGTCTAGCACTAGCCTTGCACATACATCCACTAAGTATGCCCGGTCTAATCTTAGCTTTCCCACTGCTTGTCCAGAATTGTGTTATCTTTAACAGCGTGGAATACCTCACAGACCTGACCTTGTGGTTCAGGAAATAAGTGCCTAAACTGGACACTGGACATCTAGATATCTGTGTTCTAAGAGCGAGGTCCCTACTGCTTCCCGAAATTATGTAAACTTAAGCAAAGTAAGGTAGACTGCGAGATAACAAACGTGCCTCACAGAGGAAATTGTATGTAGTGGCCAAACTGGAGGTTTTGAAACTAAGGATCTGGGGTCCATTTATGACTTATCCAATATTTACCCATATTTGTGTGATCTCAAGCCTGTCAATTCATCCCAATGTCCCTCTGATCACCTTTTGGTAAAACAGGCTAAGCGCTGTTATAAATCCATGTTCTCAAAATACACCAGGCACTTTTCTTCAACCCGGAAGCTACTCACTGGGTTTCAGTTCGTGGTGTTGGAGCATACTACCCGTCTTTTACCTTGCCATAGGCACTTCAGAAGTTTCCATCATAAACTTATATAATCAAGAGCAGCAtcgatgcatgtatgcatgtagtgGTATTCGTACAGCGCAAACCTAGCTGGGACGTAACTGAGCTCTTAACACGGGGCATGAGACAAGAGATACGATTGCAGTGGCTGGGTCACTCTACACACAGGATCCAACTGGCTGGGCAGAAAGAGTTGTTTAAAGAGGTGGAGATCCCCTTGAAGAGATATGTCTTCAATTCTTTCTGAATTGAAGGAGGGTCTGAGCCGGTTGCAATACCTTGGGTCCCTTGCTTGAAGGCAAAAAACAAGTGGTGTTGCAAGAGTGCCACCACTATACGCCAAAGGCTTTTAGTAGCTAGCATTTTGAGCAACACAGTTCCTTCATCATTTCATTTGACTTCATGCGTTGACACTCAACATCAACATATGGATGGCGTTGTTCTCAAAATAATTAATGCCATGGAAAGTTCACCATATGTAGCAAAGGCATGTGGTGTGTTAGTCATTGTTAGAAATACATCACATTGGCGGCAGGAATAAGAGAACACTGCTTGTGTGTGAACAATGAGATTATCACTCTAGTCGAAATAAAGTATGCAAGTGGCCGAAAATAATGGACGCATTGTGAAAGAGCATTTTAAGACAGGATCAAATTATGTTTCCATCATGCTTGAAGAAACTACTCAAGGCAGAGATAATACTCAAGCCAAGCTGTTTACTAATCCACATTAAAGACAGCAGGGCCAGATCAGGAAATTATTTTACAACTCTTGCCTTTTAATTTTGTTGGTGGTACTTAACGGATCATATAAGGTCTTGAGTCAGTgttctttaatttgttggcagtaaAATATATCAGATGCACTTGAAATTATATTACTGTCAAGAGTGTAAAATGCATTACCTAAAAACTATTGCTCTCAGGCTAGTTGCTTAAGATGACATTTAGTTAATTGCTAGCAGTGAGCTTGTAAAATCTAGGTAACTATTAATCTGTACCACCTATTTAACTGTTATTTTGAGCCGGTAGTATAACTAGCTAACTAGTAATGGGTCACAACAGGTTTTCGGTTAACTGGTCATGTCTAACTAACTACAGTGGTTAACTAGTGATTTCTAGTTAACTGCTGTAAGTGAGCCTGTTTAGGGCTAAGTGTTAGTTTCAGGGTTCTAGTTAACTGCCATTTATATACTGGTAGTATCTTGTTAAGTGTGACTATGCACTCGTGATATCTAGCTGTTAGCCTGTTTCTAACTGTTAAGTTTTTCTGTATAGTTAACAGTGAAATGGTGAAATATTGTTAACTGTAACTGTTCACCACTGAAAGTCTGTGTGAATCAGAAGTCTTTTATAGCGCTTTCTACAAACATAACATTCTTTTGCCACTTTTCCTCCTCTGTGTTGCTACGAGGCCACCTGCCTAGAACAACTGTGTCTCTATCTCCCTGCGGAACAAGCACAACAATTGTCATTGCTGCAGAATATTCTTCAACCATGAGGCCTGCACAGATAATGGTGTTGGTCTTACATTACCAGCCTAGACCTGGTCACTGACACGAGAGTAGGGGTGAATGAACAGAGCTATTTTCAGATCATACAGAGAGAGATAATACTTCCTCAATACCTAGGGGTGGCTTGATGCAAGCACCTGAGTCTCAACTATGCAACCATAAGTCCCATTTTTCTCCATAATTGGGGGTTAATATATGGCATCAAAGCAGAAGAAAGAGAATTACATGTTCCAAGCCATAGGCTAGATAATATTCTCATATAAGAGGAACTATCGTAATGCAACCATGCATTTGATAAGGCACTCCGAACTGTGGATCTGCCCTTTCAGGACATCTATAGGGGGAGCTGTACTTGCCAAAAAGAGATCTTGACTACATCGGGAATATGAGGGACATACGTTTTTGTGTACATGCAAACGGTAACCAGACGttgtcaaagtcagtaggtttGGCAGTTATGTGTGAACTTATtcaaacacaaacatgcacaaatgtCCACAGACTatttattctgtgcctctgttcaACCAGTCTTTTTCTGTGCCTCCTCTATTGGTGACTTATTTTTATTCTCTAAGCCTGTGGTATTCCATGGCACTGAAAATGCAAATTTAGGAAATAAAACAGTAGCACCAGTAGCTTCGGGAATAAAAACAGGATTCAGATGTAGGAGAGACAGAAGAGACAAGTTCAGATAGTCTATGTGCATGCTTAAGTTTGCAAACATTAGCACATTAAAGACAGGCCTGTAAGCTGTGCCAGTGcttggtggcaatgtgttttctctAGATGTGACTATTTCTGCCTCCGATTAAGTATGTGGAATGCGAATTAAGGACAGGAATTTAAAAGGAGTGAACAAGTAATCTGACCAATCCAATATGAAAGGGTTTCATATTTGTAAGTGGTGT belongs to Pleurodeles waltl isolate 20211129_DDA chromosome 9, aPleWal1.hap1.20221129, whole genome shotgun sequence and includes:
- the INAFM2 gene encoding putative transmembrane protein INAFM2, whose protein sequence is MKDKDFMPNMERGKPATYTGDKKAKMAAKTNKKWVRLATVFAYVLSVSLAAIILAIYYSLIWKPVRSSGDQVNPGQEVTVEMDNTTATAGLPDLSPTNSTPAGRAAGMALGASDPESQKRSLRPRGGAAVQGEEVFASQRRVDPSLPQTPQPPAFTGDKHVDAGLQQELQTSPLMTDHPISRVQEATVTTSHYNPGDVAVLRGSLGTGDYVKEATTSSRAADTSGVESVQTRGYVKEQESSTPLRPTGTGYVQTRGTAKEDPTHWGPTDSSVKGSAQSRDSFNVQESTTRWRPADTSVQTEIFIEEGTTHPRPTDTPDFSAQAETVSASRASRLPTGISTTKTFQSSTEAPGGDPDVRYPSGATETRTSFSSETSEGDFDVRGSTFSIGEQTPHLDERPRTVPSADSDKGPSEYPPTAQGSL